From a single Candidatus Hinthialibacter antarcticus genomic region:
- a CDS encoding sulfatase has product MKNQCLNRRSFVKTMGGGAAALLAKPALGQDSKRKPNIIVIFCDDLGYGDLGVFGHPSIHTPNLDAMAHEGQKWTNFYAAASVCTPSRAGILTGRLPIRSGMCSDKSRVLFPDSSGGLPADEITIAAALKPQGYATGCIGKWHLGHLPQYLPTSHGFDSYFGIPYSNDMDRRGGDQTKDADNRATPENWNVPLMRNEEIIERPANQYTITKRYTEEALQFIKANQEQPFFLYLAHNLPHIPLFTSDGFKGTSARGLYGDVIEEIDNGVGRILQSLRDKGIAENTMVVFTSDNGPWLPFKQDGGSAGLLKDGKGTTWEGGMREPTIFWQPGRIQPGVVHGIGSTLDILPTACKLAGATIPDDRYLDGLDLSPVLFGNDESPRKTMFYYRGQQLYAVRKGAFKAHFITETEYTKDKNRQQHDPPLLFNLMHDPSEKYNVADKHPEVLAEIAKIVEQHKATLTPVKDQLAERIK; this is encoded by the coding sequence ATGAAGAATCAATGCCTGAATCGTCGTTCCTTTGTAAAAACGATGGGTGGTGGCGCAGCTGCGCTTCTGGCGAAACCCGCTCTTGGACAAGACTCGAAGCGTAAGCCGAATATCATTGTAATTTTTTGTGATGATTTGGGATATGGCGATTTGGGCGTATTTGGTCATCCCAGCATCCACACGCCCAATCTTGACGCGATGGCGCATGAAGGCCAAAAATGGACCAATTTTTACGCCGCCGCCAGCGTATGTACGCCTAGCCGGGCGGGAATTTTAACCGGGCGCCTACCGATTCGAAGCGGCATGTGCAGCGACAAGAGCCGCGTTTTGTTTCCCGATTCCTCAGGCGGGCTTCCAGCCGATGAGATCACCATCGCCGCAGCTCTCAAACCACAGGGGTACGCGACGGGTTGCATCGGCAAGTGGCATCTCGGGCACCTGCCGCAATATTTACCGACAAGCCACGGCTTTGATTCTTACTTCGGCATCCCATACAGCAACGACATGGACCGAAGGGGCGGCGATCAAACCAAAGACGCTGACAACAGAGCGACGCCGGAAAACTGGAACGTTCCTTTGATGCGCAATGAAGAAATTATTGAACGCCCCGCAAATCAATACACCATAACCAAACGCTATACCGAAGAGGCGCTTCAGTTTATAAAGGCGAACCAGGAACAACCGTTCTTTCTCTATCTTGCTCACAATCTGCCGCATATTCCTCTCTTCACTTCAGATGGATTTAAGGGAACTAGTGCGCGCGGCCTTTATGGCGATGTGATTGAAGAGATCGACAACGGCGTCGGGCGCATTTTGCAATCATTGAGGGATAAAGGCATCGCTGAAAATACGATGGTTGTCTTCACCTCCGATAACGGGCCTTGGCTTCCATTCAAGCAGGACGGCGGCTCGGCTGGATTGTTGAAAGACGGAAAAGGCACCACCTGGGAAGGCGGGATGCGTGAGCCGACCATCTTTTGGCAGCCAGGGCGCATTCAGCCGGGCGTTGTACATGGCATCGGTTCGACGCTAGATATCTTGCCGACGGCGTGCAAACTGGCGGGCGCAACAATCCCTGATGATCGGTATTTGGATGGGCTAGACCTATCGCCTGTCTTATTTGGCAACGATGAAAGCCCTCGTAAGACCATGTTTTATTATCGAGGACAACAGTTATACGCCGTCCGAAAGGGCGCCTTCAAAGCGCATTTCATTACAGAGACGGAATACACCAAAGACAAAAACCGTCAGCAGCATGACCCGCCGTTGTTGTTTAACCTGATGCACGATCCTTCTGAGAAATATAATGTTGCAGACAAACATCCTGAGGTGTTAGCAGAAATCGCTAAAATTGTTGAACAACACAAAGCAACACTCACGCCAGTGAAAGACCAACTGGCGGAGCGTATAAAATAA
- a CDS encoding amidase family protein translates to MNDLVRMSAREIAQAIRNKEISSRDITEACIQKIEAVNPKLNAVVQPCYERALEQAVAADQTVAHGDALGALHGVPFTMKDSIETEGLTCVCGTEGRKNFVPKQDAVLVKRLRDAGAILLGKTNVPEICMAFESDNVVFGKTNNPYNINKSSGGSSGGEAAIIAACGSPFGLGSDAGGSIRFPSHACGIAGLKPTTARLPRTGHYIPPGGALGPLWQIGPMARTAKDLAYLFPLLLGDDPGDPAIVPMPYLDGRSVEIRKLKIAYYTDNGVVTPTQETQQTVKSAAECFAQLGAEVIEARPACFGREADIWLDLCGVDGGELLKQVLQQSGTKNFAPIMQRLLDICQTRKRDANGFHHLLFEWQQFKQSVYEFMQGYDLIVCPTCATSALDHGVSYNDDVFPGFSYTIAYNLSGLPGAVVRGGESKDGLPIGVQLIAKPWREDVALAAAIALEEATGGWKAPTGV, encoded by the coding sequence ATGAACGATCTGGTCCGAATGAGCGCTCGCGAAATTGCTCAAGCCATTCGCAATAAAGAGATTTCTTCACGAGACATTACTGAAGCCTGCATTCAGAAAATCGAAGCGGTGAATCCAAAATTAAACGCCGTTGTTCAGCCCTGTTATGAACGAGCGCTTGAACAAGCGGTCGCCGCTGACCAGACTGTTGCGCACGGCGACGCATTGGGAGCGCTGCACGGCGTTCCATTCACCATGAAAGACAGCATCGAAACCGAGGGGCTGACATGCGTTTGTGGAACCGAAGGCAGAAAAAACTTTGTCCCCAAACAAGATGCGGTCTTGGTCAAACGCTTGCGCGATGCGGGAGCGATCTTATTAGGCAAAACCAACGTGCCGGAAATTTGCATGGCGTTTGAAAGCGACAACGTCGTTTTTGGTAAGACGAATAATCCCTATAACATCAACAAAAGTTCGGGCGGCAGCAGCGGCGGTGAAGCGGCCATCATTGCAGCGTGCGGGTCGCCGTTTGGTTTGGGCAGCGACGCTGGCGGCAGCATTCGCTTTCCCAGCCACGCTTGTGGAATCGCAGGACTCAAACCGACGACGGCGCGCTTGCCGCGCACGGGACATTATATTCCACCCGGCGGCGCCCTGGGGCCGCTCTGGCAAATTGGGCCAATGGCGCGAACCGCAAAAGATTTGGCGTATCTCTTTCCACTGTTGTTGGGCGACGATCCCGGCGATCCGGCAATTGTCCCTATGCCATATCTTGATGGGCGGTCAGTCGAAATTCGCAAACTCAAGATTGCGTATTATACAGACAATGGCGTCGTGACGCCGACACAGGAGACGCAGCAAACCGTAAAGTCAGCGGCTGAATGTTTTGCCCAACTCGGCGCTGAAGTCATCGAAGCGCGGCCTGCTTGCTTTGGGCGCGAGGCGGACATCTGGCTTGATCTGTGCGGCGTGGATGGAGGCGAATTGTTGAAGCAGGTATTGCAGCAAAGCGGTACGAAAAATTTCGCGCCCATCATGCAGCGATTGCTTGATATCTGCCAGACGCGAAAGCGCGACGCCAATGGCTTTCATCATCTATTGTTTGAGTGGCAGCAATTTAAGCAATCGGTTTATGAATTTATGCAGGGTTATGACCTCATTGTTTGTCCTACTTGCGCAACGTCGGCGCTCGATCACGGCGTGAGTTATAACGATGACGTGTTTCCGGGATTCAGTTATACGATTGCGTACAATTTGTCCGGGCTGCCGGGGGCGGTGGTTCGCGGCGGCGAGTCGAAAGACGGTCTGCCCATTGGTGTTCAACTAATCGCCAAACCGTGGCGCGAAGATGTTGCGCTGGCAGCGGCGATTGCATTGGAAGAAGCAACGGGCGGCTGGAAAGCGCCAACGGGCGTGTAG
- a CDS encoding HD-GYP domain-containing protein yields MMHQKVASEDLRIGMCIELPPDTLSNQKDFLEYTISNEHELSCVKNSTRKNFIVRDIKYDDVTSIKPIAHPNVKPNPFEASDRLLMAIADPNLSPKEKASKVYENAITLIESLFESPKAECIKVTKEALNKMSDMILSEQETALQLLKITAYDHNTYAHSVNVGVLSLSLAKQFYGEDSKHDLNELGSAFFLHDIGKTEIPYRILSKPGRLTDEEMEVMREHPLRGLRILKEAGELSEECSVIVSQHHEREDGSGYPYGLTGAQIHEYGKICAIADVFDALTMERSYKKPLTTFEALQIMREKMVGHFDSDLFSKFVHLFNF; encoded by the coding sequence ATGATGCATCAAAAAGTAGCGTCAGAAGACCTTCGCATTGGGATGTGTATTGAATTACCGCCCGATACGCTTTCAAACCAGAAGGATTTTTTAGAATATACGATATCAAATGAACATGAATTGAGCTGCGTCAAAAATTCGACCCGCAAGAACTTCATCGTGCGCGACATTAAGTATGATGACGTAACCTCAATCAAACCAATCGCTCATCCTAACGTAAAACCAAACCCCTTTGAGGCGTCAGACCGGTTGCTCATGGCGATTGCTGACCCCAACCTTTCTCCAAAAGAAAAAGCGTCAAAAGTATATGAGAATGCGATTACCTTAATTGAATCATTATTTGAGTCTCCTAAAGCAGAATGTATCAAAGTGACAAAAGAAGCACTGAATAAGATGTCTGACATGATCCTCTCCGAACAGGAAACCGCATTGCAATTATTGAAAATCACGGCGTATGACCACAATACCTACGCGCATTCGGTCAATGTCGGCGTCTTATCTCTGTCGCTTGCAAAGCAATTTTACGGTGAAGATTCAAAACATGACTTGAATGAACTCGGCTCCGCCTTCTTTCTGCATGACATTGGCAAGACCGAGATTCCCTATCGAATACTCAGTAAGCCCGGTCGCTTGACCGACGAAGAAATGGAAGTCATGCGCGAACATCCATTACGCGGATTGCGCATATTGAAAGAAGCGGGAGAACTGAGCGAAGAGTGCTCCGTCATCGTCAGCCAACATCATGAACGGGAAGATGGATCAGGCTATCCTTATGGTCTGACCGGTGCGCAAATTCACGAATACGGAAAAATATGCGCCATTGCGGATGTGTTTGACGCGCTGACAATGGAGCGTAGTTATAAAAAACCGCTGACCACCTTTGAAGCATTACAAATTATGAGAGAAAAGATGGTTGGTCATTTTGACAGCGATCTCTTCTCCAAATTCGTCCATTTATTTAATTTTTAA